The genomic window TAACCGTCGTAGCCATCGGTCTGCAGTCATCCCTTGAAGTCGAGCAGGAGTTCCAGGGGTATCTTGCCGGAACGACTGGGATCATAATTGAACAGGATTACCCCCCCGGCAGGTTGGACCACCACGCTGCACCCACATGTAGGAAGTGCTGGTGGCAGGCTTGTCGGGTTCTTCGAGTACCTGCACCGGGGTTTCGTCCATCTGCCACACGCCATATTCGAACAGCCGGTCCCGCAGCAGGTTGATCAGGGGTTGAACCAGAAGGCCCGATTTGACCAACAGGGTGGCACGGGGCAGATCAATGCCCATCCGCACGAACGGGTTCTCCAGCCTGTACAAAGGCAGGGCATCGACATACTTGGACACGGCCACCCAAGCCAGGGTGGCCGCCGTGGCAAGCGCTTTGGGAATGGAAAGCCAGTTGAGTTGTTGGCCCGTAATCACCGCCACCTCCTCTCCGGGACGACACAACCAGTGGAACCGTTCCCGCTCCATCTGCCTCCACAATTCGGCAGGAAAGCCGAATTGGACGCCGCAAAGCGGCGCCCGAAGGGCGAGGGCCATGGATGGCCCGAGTCCAACCTCCGCCGGGGGCGATAATCGCCCCCGGACCCCCGTATTAATGAACGAATGAAACAGAAATGAGATCAAGCTACCCGGCAGGGGAATCCTGGGGTTTATTTACCGCTTACTTTTTTGTCGGGGTATCGCGCGCCAAGCGGCGACTTGTCTTGACCGTGAGTGAACGGCGAGAAAGACCACCTTCCAACCCATATCACTGGAAGGTGCAGAGAACGCACCATGCGGAGTTCCTTGGTTACGCCACACCGTTTTTGAGTCAGGGCATTTGCCCTATCGGCGCGACAGGAAGTGCGCTATTCTGAAGTTGGTTTATCATCGGATTGTGAAGCGATTGTCTTCAACCACCAGACCCTTGGTTGCATCCACCCTTTTCTGTCGGGAGACATGGCCATGACCACCCTCACCATGGAACTGCCCAACACCGTTTTTTCTTCCCTACGGCGTTCTCCTGGGGAGTTTGCCATGGAGATGCGCAAGGCTGCCGCGATCCACTGGTATCAGAAGGGTCTGCTTTCCCAGGAAAGGGCCGCCGAGGTTGCAGGGCTGGACCGGACCGA from Magnetococcales bacterium includes these protein-coding regions:
- a CDS encoding transposase, which translates into the protein MALALRAPLCGVQFGFPAELWRQMERERFHWLCRPGEEVAVITGQQLNWLSIPKALATAATLAWVAVSKYVDALPLYRLENPFVRMGIDLPRATLLVKSGLLVQPLINLLRDRLFEYGVWQMDETPVQVLEEPDKPATSTSYMWVQRGGPTCRGGNPVQL
- a CDS encoding UPF0175 family protein gives rise to the protein MTTLTMELPNTVFSSLRRSPGEFAMEMRKAAAIHWYQKGLLSQERAAEVAGLDRTDFLLLLASEKVDVFAVDMESLRQELNIA